In Montipora capricornis isolate CH-2021 chromosome 4, ASM3666992v2, whole genome shotgun sequence, a single genomic region encodes these proteins:
- the LOC138044676 gene encoding uncharacterized protein: MKCNFAQASTDQVGKRKRPPVSCKLYDARSRKIKKMGWKPETVLNLCSRLSNTEKPPPFSYLLSDQEASSIINTVVGNVPLGSYLGYQLFDNKKSQTIFNVDRPVGTMVVNTDSRIQPFPDLPFPNSNDTFTPPILDQPQIDILKNVTTDLAKSHEIEKKTVRQSLEPEWMVQRSMRLTASNFGKVTKRKRPPTEAFLRNIFIPKDLSNVSSIRHGRQQELTTRSLYSRKMQKKCKSFIVYDAGLVINPSFPYLGASPDGKVYDPTEQDPFGLMEIKNPYTWRNYTMEEACADSNFFLHMVDGKPKLKENDKSGYYDQVQGQLAITGLPWCDFVVHLSGSHSVTVQRIYFNQRYWEENLFPKLKIFYFNHALPFLAKLHV, from the coding sequence ATGAAATGCAACTTTGCACAAGCTAGCACCGACCAAGTTGGCAAAAGGAAACGACCTCCAGTAAGTTGCAAATTGTATGATGCAAGGTCcagaaagataaaaaagatgGGTTGGAAACCAGAAACAGTGTTAAATCTATGCAGTAGACTTTCCAACACTGAGAAACCACCTCCTTTCTCATACTTATTGAGTGACCAAGAGGCATCCTCAATCATCAATACTGTAGTGGGAAATGTACCACTTGGATCTTATCTTGGGTATCAActttttgacaataaaaaatcacAAACTATATTTAATGTAGACAGACCAGTGGGAACAATGGTTGTAAATACGGATTCAAGAATTCAGCCTTTTCCTGACCTACCATTCCCCAATTCAAATGACACCTTTACCCCGCCTATTCTTGATCAGCCTCAGATTGACATCCTTAAAAATGTAACCACTGACTTGGCAAAATCTCatgaaatcgaaaagaaaactgtGCGGCAATCATTGGAGCCAGAGTGGATGGTTCAACGAAGCATGAGATTAACAGCATCTAATTTTGGAAAAgtaacaaagagaaaaagacCTCCCACTGAGGCTTTTCTGAGGAACATATTTATACCAAAGGATTTATCCAATGTGTCATCTATTCGTCATGGAAGGCAACAGGAACTTACTACCAGGTCTCTTTACAGcagaaaaatgcaaaagaagtGCAAGTCGTTCATTGTGTATGATGCTGGCCTGGTGATAAACCCCTCTTTTCCCTACCTTGGGGCCTCTCCTGATGGCAAAGTTTATGACCCCACTGAACAGGATCCATTTGGTttaatggaaataaaaaatccTTATACATGGAGAAACTACACAATGGAGGAAGCATGTGCAGattcaaactttttccttcaTATGGTTGATGGAAAgccaaaactgaaagaaaatgatAAAAGTGGTTACTACGACCAGGTACAAGGGCAGCTAGCTATCACTGGGCTTCCATGGTGTGATTTTGTTGTTCACCTCTCAGGTTCACACAGTGTAACTGTTCAGAGGATTTACTTTAATCAGAGGTACTGGGAAGAAAATCTTTTtcccaagttgaaaattttttactttaatcaTGCTTTGCCCTTTTTggcaaaactacatgtatag